The proteins below come from a single Iocasia fonsfrigidae genomic window:
- a CDS encoding SDR family oxidoreductase: MNSMFDVTGKRVIVTGAAQGLGYGMAEGFLESGSEVVLMDISDKLDQVVKDFKEKGYKAHTVKGDLSDRLDIQRMFDDAMKIMDGVDVLVTAAGIQRRHRSDKFPIEDWDAVIAVNLTAVFLMDQLCAKKMIEQGKGKIINIASMVSWFGGINVPAYTAAKGGVAQMTKTMGNDWAALGVNVNAIAPGYMATEMNQKLIKDEERSKEITDRIPAKRWGTPDDMKGIALFLASSASDYLSGAVIPVDGGYLCR; this comes from the coding sequence ATAAATTCAATGTTTGATGTTACCGGGAAAAGGGTTATAGTCACAGGGGCAGCTCAAGGGCTTGGTTATGGAATGGCAGAAGGGTTCCTGGAATCTGGTTCTGAGGTTGTATTAATGGATATTTCAGATAAGTTAGACCAGGTAGTAAAAGATTTCAAGGAAAAAGGTTATAAGGCTCATACTGTAAAAGGTGATTTATCTGATCGACTAGATATCCAGAGAATGTTTGATGATGCAATGAAAATAATGGACGGAGTTGATGTTTTAGTCACAGCAGCTGGTATTCAAAGAAGACACCGCTCGGATAAATTCCCAATTGAAGATTGGGATGCAGTTATTGCTGTTAATTTAACTGCAGTATTCCTGATGGACCAATTATGTGCAAAAAAAATGATTGAACAAGGTAAAGGAAAAATTATAAATATTGCCTCTATGGTCTCATGGTTTGGAGGTATTAATGTTCCTGCTTATACAGCAGCTAAAGGGGGAGTTGCCCAGATGACTAAAACTATGGGGAATGATTGGGCTGCTTTAGGTGTTAATGTAAATGCAATTGCTCCGGGATATATGGCTACAGAAATGAACCAAAAACTTATTAAGGATGAGGAAAGGAGTAAAGAAATTACTGATAGAATCCCAGCAAAAAGATGGGGTACTCCAGATGATATGAAAGGGATTGCTCTCTTTTTGGCATCATCTGCAAGTGACTACTTAAGTGGTGCAGTTATTCCAGTTGATGGTGGTTATTTGTGCCGGTAA